DNA from Terriglobales bacterium:
CTTGCGTTGCATACGGCCTCCTTTCGCTACTTCAAAACCCTCCTAGGTTACACCTTGAGGCGCCTTGCGGGCGTCTGAGCCCGCAGCCGAAATCCTGAGCGCGAATTGCGCGAAGGATCCCCAGGGGGCGACGTTTGCTTACGACTGCCGACTGGCGCCTCTAGTAGAAATCCGAGCAGCTCAGGAAGAACCCGCACTTCTCGCACACCAGCTTGCACTTGAGCTCCACCAGCCGCTGTCCGCAGTTCGGACACGTCTGTATCGGCTCTGGAGCTTTCACCGGCGGCGGCGGCTTGCGCCCCTCATCCATGCCGCCGACCATAGCACAGAGGAAGCAGCAACAAAATGCGGCCGGGCCGCAGTGGGGGACGGGCATGCGCAACTGGTGATAAGGGCCGTTATCGCCAGTTCCGTGTTGTATTCTTCCAACCTGCACAATCACTCGGTTACACAGGAGCGGCAAATGCCGATCACTGCCTTCAACAGTTTCACCGACGGCCTCGAGCCGGATCGAAGGAACCGCGAACACTTTATCGCCAACATTAACCTGGACGATCACCGCCGCTGGATTCCTTATGCGGAGGGTGTCTGGCTGCAGCCGTGCTGCTTTAACGTCACCTCCGGAGGGTTCAGCGTTGTCCTGAAGGCTCTCCCCGGCGCCAAACTCGGCATTCACTACCACGTTGGCACGGTTCGTGGCTACACCATGCGTGGTCACTGGCGATACCTGGAGCATGACTGGATCGCCAAGCCCGGGACCTTCATCTACGAACCCGCCGGCGAGGCTCACACACTGGTTGTGACCGATGACTCGCCAGAACCAGCGCTGGTACTCTTCATCGTCGAGGGCGGGCTCATTTACTTGGACAAGGCGGTCGAGGGTAGCTTCGGCGCCTACGAGGACGGATTCACATTCCTTGAGCTGTGCCGGAAGTACTATCGTGAGTCCGGTCTTGACGCCCGCGAACTGGACCGACTGATTCGCTGAGTGGGGGTTTTAGGGATCTTGCGGCTTGTGACTCCGGCAAAGACTTCGACCTACGGGGTGCCAGCCCCCGCCGCGCGCCCCTTCCCGTTCCCCAGCATCTCCGCCACCGCCTGCAATAGCTGGGTACGAGCGCGCCGCCACCGAGGCCCTGCAGGCCCTCACCCGCGAGCTCACCCTGCCCGCCGAATCCGCCGCCACCCTCCGCCTGGTGGACGCCATCCAGGGCCCCGTCGGCCACAAGAACAAGTACGGCAAGGATTACGACAAGGCCCGTCCCTACGGCCAGCCCTGATTGTCTTGTGTTTGATACTTGATACTTGATACTTGATACTTGGTACTTGGTACTTGGTACTTGGTACTATCTCCCCCCATGCCCGCCAAAGCCGGATATTGGACTCCCATGCTGCACGTCGCCGACGTCGCCCGCTCCATCAGGTTCTACGAGCTCCTCGGCTTCGAGCTCATCGACACCGAGGGCGACCCCTCCTGCTTCGGATGGGCCCGCCTCCACTGCGAGGGCGGCGCCATCATGCTCTTCCTCGCCGAGGACGAGCACCCGGTCGATCCCCGCACCCAATCCCAGCCCGCGTTCATGTATACGCCCGACTTGCCCGGACTGCGCGAGCATCTGCT
Protein-coding regions in this window:
- a CDS encoding VOC family protein; translation: MPAKAGYWTPMLHVADVARSIRFYELLGFELIDTEGDPSCFGWARLHCEGGAIMLFLAEDEHPVDPRTQSQPAFMYTPDLPGLREHLLAHGVKVSKINHPPYMMSGEVRVEDPDGYVIFIGHWGDAEHSAWLQRIEEKKRAGTLRPR
- a CDS encoding 2,4'-dihydroxyacetophenone dioxygenase family protein, whose product is MPITAFNSFTDGLEPDRRNREHFIANINLDDHRRWIPYAEGVWLQPCCFNVTSGGFSVVLKALPGAKLGIHYHVGTVRGYTMRGHWRYLEHDWIAKPGTFIYEPAGEAHTLVVTDDSPEPALVLFIVEGGLIYLDKAVEGSFGAYEDGFTFLELCRKYYRESGLDARELDRLIR